Proteins encoded together in one Bacteroides ovatus window:
- a CDS encoding carbohydrate kinase family protein, with translation MNNIIVGMGEALWDVLPEGKKIGGAPANFAYHVSQFGFDSRVVSAVGKDELGDEILNVFNEKKLKTQIEQVDYPTGTVQVTLDNEGVPCYEIKEGVAWDNIPFTDELKRLALSTRAVCFGSLAQRNEVSRATINRFLDTMPDIDGQLKIFDINLRQDFYTKEVLRESFRRCNILKINDEELVTISRMFGYPGIDLQDKCWILLAKYNLKMLILTCGINGSYVFTPGVVSFQETPRVPVADTVGAGDSFTAAFCASILNGKPVPEAHKLAVEVSAYVCTQSGAMPELPQVLKDKLM, from the coding sequence ATGAATAATATAATCGTAGGAATGGGCGAGGCACTTTGGGATGTGTTGCCCGAAGGAAAGAAAATAGGTGGTGCTCCGGCAAACTTTGCCTATCATGTATCACAGTTTGGTTTTGACAGTCGCGTGGTGAGTGCCGTAGGCAAGGATGAGTTGGGAGACGAGATTCTGAACGTATTCAACGAGAAGAAACTGAAAACGCAGATTGAACAAGTGGATTATCCTACCGGTACGGTACAGGTGACACTGGATAACGAGGGAGTGCCTTGTTACGAAATCAAAGAAGGCGTGGCATGGGATAACATACCTTTTACGGATGAACTGAAACGTTTGGCATTGAGTACGCGCGCCGTTTGCTTCGGTTCCCTGGCTCAACGTAATGAAGTGAGCCGTGCCACTATCAACCGTTTTCTGGATACGATGCCCGACATAGACGGACAACTGAAAATCTTTGATATTAATCTCCGCCAGGACTTCTACACCAAAGAGGTATTGCGCGAATCTTTCCGCCGTTGCAACATTCTGAAGATAAACGACGAAGAACTGGTGACCATCAGCCGTATGTTTGGCTATCCCGGCATCGACTTACAGGATAAATGTTGGATTCTGTTGGCAAAATACAACCTGAAGATGCTGATTCTGACTTGCGGAATTAATGGTAGTTATGTGTTTACTCCGGGTGTTGTCTCTTTCCAAGAGACGCCGAGAGTTCCGGTTGCCGATACGGTGGGAGCAGGTGATTCTTTTACCGCTGCTTTCTGTGCTTCTATTCTCAATGGAAAACCGGTTCCTGAAGCTCATAAACTTGCCGTTGAAGTTTCTGCTTATGTCTGCACGCAAAGCGGTGCAATGCCCGAACTTCCGCAGGTTTTGAAAGACAAACTAATGTAA
- a CDS encoding glycosyl hydrolase family 28-related protein, which yields MMKIKRYLLSTFCLCLFTACDSDDNLLCYGTHTEIEGDVTTFGAVGDGKTDCSKAINSAIASLPSEGGVVVIPEGDFVLDAPIVINKHNVTFKGLNPGMRSNIDVNGINELLGPGGGSKLVARNAEAAIKVETGVKGVKIMNLMVSGGTEAKNIGIHFAGTSDDGMLSNIIGINLHTGVKIEQAKNMQIINCWVCELPNSMVLIGGENINIKNCQLGAQPTGITCKAQGVNKLSFVNNQVYPDGRENLVLDGCNNCIVEGNNFKSYYNGILVLSGNDNRVNKNIFWLTGALQNQMLDHGDDFGIINVKGNNNMFVSNSLSCEWAYTDAVAVNATQGTGNVFKNCFIDNLESYRVFLVNAGTEVSNCVSSDKVSIVE from the coding sequence ATGATGAAAATAAAAAGATATTTGCTTAGCACTTTCTGTCTGTGTTTGTTCACGGCTTGCGATAGTGATGATAATCTGTTGTGTTACGGCACTCATACTGAAATCGAAGGCGATGTTACCACATTCGGAGCTGTTGGCGATGGAAAGACGGATTGTTCGAAAGCCATTAATAGTGCTATTGCTTCCTTGCCTTCCGAAGGGGGAGTAGTGGTTATTCCTGAAGGTGATTTTGTGCTCGACGCTCCCATTGTGATTAATAAGCACAATGTGACATTCAAAGGGTTGAATCCCGGTATGCGTAGCAATATTGATGTGAATGGAATAAATGAGTTGTTGGGTCCTGGTGGCGGAAGTAAATTGGTGGCGCGTAATGCCGAAGCTGCTATAAAAGTAGAGACAGGCGTGAAGGGTGTAAAGATTATGAACCTGATGGTGTCCGGTGGTACGGAAGCTAAGAACATCGGCATACACTTTGCCGGTACGAGTGATGATGGAATGCTTTCTAATATTATTGGTATAAATTTGCATACAGGCGTCAAGATAGAACAAGCGAAAAACATGCAGATAATCAATTGCTGGGTATGTGAGCTTCCCAATAGTATGGTGCTGATTGGTGGCGAGAATATTAATATCAAGAATTGCCAACTGGGTGCTCAGCCCACTGGCATAACCTGTAAGGCGCAGGGAGTGAACAAACTTTCGTTTGTAAATAATCAGGTCTATCCTGACGGACGTGAAAATTTAGTGCTTGATGGTTGTAATAACTGTATTGTTGAAGGTAATAATTTCAAAAGCTACTACAATGGTATTCTCGTGTTGAGTGGTAATGATAATCGGGTAAATAAGAATATTTTTTGGCTTACCGGAGCTCTTCAAAATCAGATGCTCGACCATGGTGATGACTTTGGCATAATCAATGTAAAGGGTAACAACAATATGTTTGTATCCAACAGTTTGTCATGTGAATGGGCTTATACTGATGCTGTGGCCGTAAATGCTACTCAAGGAACAGGAAATGTGTTCAAAAACTGCTTTATAGATAATTTGGAGAGTTATCGGGTATTCCTGGTGAACGCAGGAACTGAAGTCTCTAATTGTGTATCATCTGATAAGGTGAGCATAGTAGAATAA
- a CDS encoding DUF4980 domain-containing protein, translated as MNVLFSFKQVQTFLTILVMMIFSFLDASADTSSLLIKDLGEGHCLVQINTNQRYLLLPVEEVMPDVRVSMIVNNKEVNVADVRLAVNRVDYFVPLDLSAYAGKNILLKFKLGSNDPIRGKLSAVCCKEMKLSDTFDTGNREKFRPTYHFSPLYGWMNDPNGMVYKDGEYHLFYQYNPYGSKWGNMSWGHAISQDLVNWKHLPVAIAPDALGTIFSGSAVVDFDNTAGFGAGAIIAIYTQNSDRQVQSIAYSTDNGRTFTKYENNPVLTSEARDFRDPKVFWYENTKRWIMVLAVGQEMQIFSSPNLKDWTFESRFGEGQGAHGGVWECPDLFELPVEGTNDKKWVLLCNLNPGGPFGGSATQYFVGSFNGKEFVNEFPSKTKWMDWGKDHYATVTWSDAPDNRRIAIAWMSNWQYANDVPTSQYRSPNSVPRDLSLFTVDGETYLQSAPSPELLALRDASKKRSFKVNGTRTIKEMIPGNDGAYEIELTIENQRADVIGFRLYNDKGEEVDMQYDMKEKKFSMDRRKSGEVSFNENFPMLTWTAIEQGGNEEQGGKEALKLRLFVDKSSVEAFGNGGRFVMTNQVFPSEPYNHINFYSKGGAYKVDSFVVHKLKP; from the coding sequence ATGAATGTATTATTCTCGTTTAAACAAGTACAGACCTTTTTGACTATCCTGGTTATGATGATTTTCTCATTTTTGGATGCTTCGGCCGATACTTCTTCCTTATTAATAAAAGATTTGGGTGAAGGACATTGCCTGGTACAGATAAATACAAATCAACGTTATTTGCTTTTACCTGTAGAGGAGGTAATGCCTGATGTACGTGTCAGCATGATCGTTAATAATAAAGAGGTGAATGTTGCGGATGTTCGTCTGGCAGTGAACAGAGTGGACTATTTTGTTCCGCTGGATCTTTCGGCTTATGCTGGTAAAAACATACTGTTGAAATTTAAATTAGGCTCGAATGATCCTATACGGGGGAAACTTTCTGCTGTTTGTTGCAAGGAAATGAAATTGTCCGACACGTTCGATACGGGCAACCGTGAAAAGTTCCGTCCTACTTATCATTTCTCACCTCTTTATGGGTGGATGAATGATCCTAATGGAATGGTATATAAAGACGGTGAATACCACCTTTTCTATCAATACAATCCTTATGGTTCCAAATGGGGAAATATGAGTTGGGGACATGCTATCAGCCAAGATCTTGTAAACTGGAAACATCTTCCTGTAGCTATTGCTCCCGATGCATTGGGGACAATTTTCAGTGGCTCGGCAGTTGTCGATTTTGATAATACAGCCGGTTTTGGTGCAGGTGCCATTATCGCCATCTATACACAAAACAGTGACCGACAAGTACAAAGCATTGCTTACAGTACTGACAACGGACGTACTTTCACCAAATATGAGAATAATCCGGTACTGACGTCCGAAGCGCGTGACTTCCGCGACCCGAAAGTATTTTGGTATGAAAACACCAAACGCTGGATCATGGTATTAGCAGTAGGGCAGGAGATGCAGATATTCTCTTCTCCTAATCTGAAAGATTGGACCTTTGAAAGTCGTTTCGGTGAAGGGCAAGGTGCACATGGTGGTGTTTGGGAATGTCCCGATTTGTTTGAACTTCCAGTAGAAGGTACCAATGATAAGAAATGGGTGCTGCTTTGTAATTTGAATCCCGGAGGTCCTTTCGGAGGAAGTGCTACTCAATATTTTGTAGGCTCCTTCAACGGAAAAGAGTTTGTAAACGAATTCCCTTCCAAAACCAAATGGATGGACTGGGGAAAAGACCATTACGCCACCGTAACTTGGAGCGATGCTCCCGACAACCGCCGTATCGCTATCGCATGGATGAGCAACTGGCAATACGCAAACGATGTTCCTACCTCCCAATACCGTAGCCCGAATTCCGTTCCCCGTGACTTGAGCCTGTTTACCGTAGATGGTGAGACTTACCTCCAATCAGCTCCCTCTCCCGAACTGCTGGCTTTGCGTGATGCTTCCAAGAAACGCTCGTTCAAAGTAAACGGAACACGCACAATCAAAGAAATGATTCCCGGCAATGACGGTGCATACGAAATAGAATTGACAATCGAAAATCAACGTGCAGACGTAATCGGCTTCCGTCTCTACAATGACAAAGGCGAAGAAGTGGATATGCAGTATGACATGAAAGAAAAGAAATTCTCAATGGATCGTCGCAAGAGCGGAGAGGTCAGCTTCAATGAGAATTTCCCGATGTTGACCTGGACAGCAATTGAGCAAGGTGGAAACGAGGAACAAGGCGGCAAAGAGGCATTGAAACTCCGTCTGTTTGTGGATAAATCCAGTGTGGAAGCCTTTGGAAATGGTGGACGTTTTGTGATGACCAATCAGGTATTCCCTTCGGAACCTTACAATCATATCAACTTTTACAGTAAAGGAGGAGCTTATAAAGTAGATTCGTTTGTGGTTCATAAGTTGAAGCCATAA
- a CDS encoding DUF4960 domain-containing protein: MKINKFLISGMLLMLGTSCSNDDTYTLCDECNGQKIIDITQFGLPTDGATDCADLINAIIADLPPEGGTILIPEGTFRLDSPIQLTRNFVTLKGVNDEAVTTAADTRESRLVLGNAEYALHVAPVADIDGRKNRISGVEVNGLTLVGKGDHQGTGIYVEHDNDRLHFFNIKMENMYQGIKLQGCDAITLARIDATDVVNGIDMNGGIQNMVTNSVFGSTQGGVTARISGESNLIFSHNKLTANDDRCANFIGCNRVNISDNEFTGNKMTFFDISGQNNLISDNLFTVNRSENQLNGKEADYGVIHVKGEYNHFTSNTIQVAWSDNIENPVTVNAAEGENNRFASFTIENTSSNQVFYISESSEVIDCGVTEENIKVKPSEAQDLTNAAYVITYDTPEEIEDDDEKASYAWFKKQFVNGKVITSATLTDEDLSAYDVIWVHIDRVGIGAGWDKLPLSADAIAALATYYKNGGNLFLSNHATQLVVPFGRTERAPGIFADGEGGDGADIWTINANIGMEYDHRAHPVFAGMVTSSQFPHETFPLIGPGRREDHNCMWDLNAYGFPALYPNAGNVVKAFEEENKATVLATWGHVTDYCCAGMVEFAPTAEYQGTCIALGLAAYEWNQNSNINVYQDNIVLMTKNILHYLSAKK; the protein is encoded by the coding sequence ATGAAGATAAATAAATTCTTAATAAGCGGAATGCTCCTGATGTTGGGCACATCTTGCAGCAATGACGATACCTATACTCTCTGTGATGAATGTAACGGTCAGAAGATTATAGACATAACCCAATTCGGACTTCCAACCGATGGGGCCACTGATTGTGCTGATCTTATAAATGCTATTATAGCCGATCTTCCGCCCGAGGGAGGAACGATACTTATTCCCGAAGGTACTTTTCGTTTGGATAGTCCCATTCAACTTACGCGTAATTTCGTAACATTGAAAGGTGTGAATGATGAAGCGGTTACTACTGCTGCCGATACGAGGGAAAGTCGTCTGGTGCTTGGAAATGCCGAATATGCGTTACACGTTGCCCCTGTTGCCGATATAGACGGACGCAAAAACCGTATTAGCGGTGTGGAGGTAAACGGACTTACGCTTGTGGGGAAGGGTGACCATCAGGGAACCGGAATTTATGTAGAACATGATAATGACCGCCTGCACTTCTTCAATATTAAAATGGAAAATATGTACCAGGGCATTAAACTCCAAGGGTGTGACGCCATAACATTAGCTCGGATAGATGCAACCGATGTAGTGAATGGCATTGATATGAATGGTGGCATACAGAATATGGTAACCAATTCTGTATTCGGCTCAACACAGGGCGGTGTAACGGCACGTATTTCCGGAGAAAGTAATCTGATATTTTCTCACAACAAACTAACGGCAAATGATGATCGCTGTGCTAATTTTATAGGTTGTAACCGGGTGAATATCTCGGATAATGAATTTACTGGAAACAAAATGACTTTCTTTGATATAAGCGGACAAAACAATCTGATAAGCGATAACTTGTTCACTGTAAACAGAAGCGAAAATCAACTCAATGGCAAAGAAGCAGACTATGGCGTGATTCATGTGAAAGGCGAATATAATCATTTCACATCGAACACCATTCAGGTGGCTTGGAGTGACAATATAGAAAACCCTGTGACTGTGAATGCTGCGGAAGGTGAAAATAATCGTTTCGCAAGTTTCACGATAGAGAATACGAGCAGCAATCAGGTATTTTATATCAGCGAGTCGTCCGAAGTGATAGATTGCGGAGTGACGGAAGAAAATATAAAGGTGAAACCTTCCGAAGCGCAGGATTTGACAAATGCAGCTTACGTGATAACGTATGATACTCCCGAAGAGATAGAAGATGATGATGAAAAAGCTTCCTATGCGTGGTTCAAGAAGCAATTTGTAAATGGTAAAGTCATTACTTCCGCTACATTGACTGATGAGGACCTTTCTGCTTATGATGTTATTTGGGTACATATAGACCGTGTCGGCATTGGAGCAGGATGGGATAAATTACCTTTGTCTGCTGATGCAATTGCCGCGTTGGCTACTTATTATAAGAATGGCGGAAACCTGTTCTTAAGCAATCATGCGACTCAATTGGTTGTACCATTTGGACGTACCGAACGCGCTCCCGGAATATTTGCAGATGGTGAAGGAGGAGATGGGGCAGACATTTGGACAATTAATGCCAATATCGGAATGGAGTATGATCATCGGGCTCATCCGGTTTTTGCTGGTATGGTTACTTCTTCCCAATTCCCCCATGAAACATTCCCGTTGATCGGGCCTGGACGGCGTGAAGACCATAACTGTATGTGGGACTTGAATGCTTATGGCTTCCCCGCTCTTTATCCCAATGCAGGAAATGTGGTGAAAGCGTTTGAAGAAGAAAATAAAGCTACCGTTTTGGCGACTTGGGGACACGTAACGGATTATTGTTGTGCCGGAATGGTAGAGTTTGCTCCGACAGCGGAATATCAAGGTACATGTATAGCTCTCGGTCTGGCTGCTTACGAATGGAATCAGAATAGTAATATAAACGTTTATCAAGATAATATTGTGCTCATGACGAAGAATATATTACATTATCTAAGCGCTAAGAAATAG
- a CDS encoding MFS transporter, protein MENSKNSSLSKLIPVMLCFFAMGFVDLVGIASNYVKADLGLSDSQANIFPSLVFFWFLIFSVPTGMLMSRIGQKKTVLLSLLVTFASLLLPVFGDSYMLMLISFSLLGIGNALMQTSLNPLLSNIVRGDRLASSLTFGQFVKAIASFLAPYIAMWGATQAIPTFDLGWRILFPIYMIVAVIAILLLNVTQIKEEKEEGKPSTFGQCLALLGKPFILLSFIGIMCHVGIDVGTNTTAPKILMERLGMGLDDAAFATSLYFIFRTAGCFLGSFILRKMSPKSFFGISVVMMLIAMAGLFIFHDKTMIYVCIGLIGFGNSNVFSVVFSQALLYLPGKKNEVSGLMIMGLFGGTVFPLAMGVASDAMGQSGAVAVMTVGVLYLLFYTFRIKK, encoded by the coding sequence ATGGAAAACAGTAAAAACTCTTCCCTTTCCAAACTAATCCCGGTGATGCTTTGCTTCTTTGCCATGGGATTTGTTGACCTGGTAGGCATTGCCTCCAATTATGTAAAGGCAGACCTCGGTCTGTCGGACTCGCAGGCGAATATCTTCCCTTCACTGGTATTCTTCTGGTTTCTGATTTTCTCCGTACCCACAGGCATGTTGATGAGCCGCATCGGTCAGAAGAAAACCGTATTGCTTAGTTTGCTTGTGACTTTTGCTTCTTTGTTATTGCCGGTTTTCGGAGACAGCTATATGCTGATGCTGATTTCTTTCTCCCTTCTGGGCATCGGAAACGCGTTGATGCAGACTTCCCTGAATCCGTTGCTTTCTAACATCGTACGTGGCGACCGTTTGGCAAGTAGCCTGACTTTCGGCCAGTTTGTGAAAGCCATTGCCTCTTTCCTTGCTCCTTATATTGCCATGTGGGGAGCGACACAAGCCATTCCGACTTTCGATTTAGGCTGGCGCATCCTGTTCCCGATTTACATGATTGTAGCCGTTATTGCTATCCTGTTGCTCAATGTCACACAGATTAAAGAAGAAAAAGAAGAAGGCAAACCGTCTACTTTCGGACAATGTCTCGCTTTGCTTGGCAAACCGTTTATCCTGCTTTCTTTCATCGGTATCATGTGTCACGTTGGAATTGATGTGGGAACAAATACCACTGCCCCCAAGATTTTGATGGAACGTCTCGGCATGGGCCTTGATGATGCGGCTTTTGCAACAAGCCTTTATTTCATCTTCCGTACGGCAGGCTGCTTCCTCGGTTCTTTCATTTTACGTAAGATGTCACCGAAGTCTTTCTTCGGGATTAGCGTTGTGATGATGCTGATAGCGATGGCAGGTTTGTTTATATTCCATGACAAGACAATGATTTATGTATGCATCGGTCTGATTGGTTTCGGTAACTCCAATGTGTTCTCCGTAGTCTTCTCGCAGGCATTGCTTTACCTGCCGGGTAAGAAAAATGAAGTTTCCGGTCTGATGATTATGGGACTGTTTGGCGGCACGGTATTTCCGTTGGCTATGGGAGTAGCATCCGATGCCATGGGACAGAGTGGGGCAGTAGCCGTAATGACAGTGGGCGTGCTTTATCTCTTGTTCTATACGTTCCGTATTAAAAAATAA